The genomic region GCCACAAGCTCCACTACAGCACTATGGAGAGTAGCCGTATCAAACTTGGGAGCTGTACAGCCCTCCATATAAGTAACTTCCGAACCCTCATCAGCAATGATCAAGGTACGCTCAAATTGGCCAAAGTTCTGCGCATTGATTCTGAAATAGGCTTGAAGCGGATGCTTTACCTTAACTCCAGGTGGCACATAGATAAAACTACCCCCGCTAAAGACTGCACTGTTTAGAGCTGCGTATTTATTATCACCTGTAGGGATAACTTTCCCGAACCAACGGCGGAAGATATCTGCGTGTTTATGAAGACCTTCGGTGCTTCCTACAAAGATAACACCTTGTTCAGAAACTGCCGCTTTAATATTAGAGTAAGCTGCCTCACTATCGAACTGTGCTTCAACTCCAGCTAAAAACTTGCGTTCTTTTTCCGGTATGCCGAGACGTTCGAAGGTTCTCTTCACATCATCAGGAACTTCTTCCCATGTTCTTTTAGGCGCTTGCCCTTTAGACAAATAGTAACGAATTTTATCATACTCAATGTTCTCTAAATCTTTAGTGGCCCAATGCGTTGGAGTAGGTCTCTTTTCAAAAGTCTTGAGAGCTTTCAAACGAAATTCTCTTAACCAATCAGGGTCTTTTTTAACATCGCATATATAGTTGATGGTTGCCTCGCTAAGTCCTACACCTGCGTCAAATTCGTAATCTTCCTCGTATTTGAAGTTCCCGTGGTCCGCCTCAAACTGCAAATCTGGTTTTTCGCTCATATTGTAAATACTCTTATTAGAATTTCATTTTTATGCTCAAGCACCTGCTGGCTCCGCAAAATCCTTCACAACCCAATCATAACCTTTTTCTTCAAGTTCAAGCGCAAGTTCCTTATCTCCAGTCTTTATAATCTGACCCTCGACCATGACGTGAACATAGTCAGGAACGATGTAATCCAATAATCTTTGATAGTGAGTGATGACAAGTATCCCCATATTTTTTCCTTTTAGTCTATTGACACCATCGGAAACAACCCTTAAAGCATCGATATCCAAACCACTATCTGTTTCATCCAATACAGCATAGGAGGGCTGCAAGATAGACATTTGCAGAATCTCATTGCGTTTCTTTTCTCCCCCTGAGAAACCATCGTTTACCGCTCGCGAGCTAAATTCATGCTTCATGCCTAGTTCATCCATCTTATTATAAAGTAGCTCATAGAATTCTACTGCATCTACTTCCTCCCCCTCAGGAAGGCGAGCCTGTAGAGCTGCCCTGAGAAAATTGGCGATTGTGACACCTGGAATTTCTGCTGGGTACTGAAACGCAAGAAACAGTCCCATACGAGCCCTTTCATCAGCTTCGTATTCCATAATATCTAGACCATCGAGTGTAACTGATCCCCCTGTAACCTCATAGTCTGGATGCCCAGAAAGAACCTTAGCTAGAGTGCTCTTGCCAGAACCATTAGGTCCCATAATCGCGTGAACTTCACCCTTAGGGACTGTTAATGAGAGTCCTTTCAAAATCTCCTTATCCTCGATATTAGCTTGTAAATCTTTGATCTCTAACGCGTTCATTTGTGCTAATATAGACTCAGTCCGATTTTCTGCAAGAGCATCAAATTTCAATTCTTAGTTATAATAATAATTAATAATTGAAAAAATTATGCAAAATTCCTCTTATACAATAATTATAGCAGCTATTATATCTACTTAAGCTCAGATTGGAGCATGAATAGGTTCTCTTAGGGCTATTTTTTCTGCTAGATAATCAGCATCTCTAGCAACCCCAGCAAATCTTCCCGAACCCCAAGTATACAGCCAAGGCAAGCCAAGAAAATAAAGACCTGGGCAATCTGTAACCCCTCG from Verrucomicrobiota bacterium harbors:
- the sufC gene encoding Fe-S cluster assembly ATPase SufC, with product MNALEIKDLQANIEDKEILKGLSLTVPKGEVHAIMGPNGSGKSTLAKVLSGHPDYEVTGGSVTLDGLDIMEYEADERARMGLFLAFQYPAEIPGVTIANFLRAALQARLPEGEEVDAVEFYELLYNKMDELGMKHEFSSRAVNDGFSGGEKKRNEILQMSILQPSYAVLDETDSGLDIDALRVVSDGVNRLKGKNMGILVITHYQRLLDYIVPDYVHVMVEGQIIKTGDKELALELEEKGYDWVVKDFAEPAGA
- the sufB gene encoding Fe-S cluster assembly protein SufB, with amino-acid sequence MSEKPDLQFEADHGNFKYEEDYEFDAGVGLSEATINYICDVKKDPDWLREFRLKALKTFEKRPTPTHWATKDLENIEYDKIRYYLSKGQAPKRTWEEVPDDVKRTFERLGIPEKERKFLAGVEAQFDSEAAYSNIKAAVSEQGVIFVGSTEGLHKHADIFRRWFGKVIPTGDNKYAALNSAVFSGGSFIYVPPGVKVKHPLQAYFRINAQNFGQFERTLIIADEGSEVTYMEGCTAPKFDTATLHSAVVELVALKGAKLQYITVQNWAPNVFNLVTKRGIAMEEAEIKWIDCNIGSRLTMKYPGVILKGRKARGEVVSIALANDGQHQDTGAKMIHAADETSSNIVAKSISIGEGRSSYRGLVHIPKHLKKCKNNTECDALLINQKSRTDTYPAISVRGQGNSVQHEASVSKVSAEQIFYMQQRGLTEAQAMSLSVNGFVNDLVNQFPMEYSVELKRLIDLEMEGSVG